A stretch of DNA from Gimesia chilikensis:
CCGGCTAGCACTAAAGTTGGTTATAGCCTATATCAGGTCATTTTTAGTTATCGAAATCTACCTGATCAAATCCGTAACCATATTTGAAAATCGACTGTTAAAGTGATTCTCCCCAATGGACGGATCGTCGCAAAGATACCGGTTATGGCGATATTTCACCAGGTGGCTGGAAGCCTTCTAACAAGGCTCAGCTCAGGCACGGACCAGGCAATGAGATTTGATTTCTGCGGCAATCTCTGAGAGGGGCAATACTTTGTCTGCCAGTCCTGCCATGACGACAGCTGCAGGCATACCCCAGACAACACTGGAAGCTTCGTCCTGAGCGATGATTGTCCCGCCGACACGAGCAACCTCGTGACTTCCCTCGATTCCATCTTCCCCCATACCTGTCAGCATCACAGCCAGAGTGGCGCTTCCATAGTGTTCTGCAGCTGTTCGGAATAAGGGATTGACAGAGGGACGACAGAAATGCTCTGGAGGCGCCTGATTGATCAATGTTACTTTCTGACCATTCTTTTCACCTATAAGCATATGACTGCCTCCAGGGGCAACGTATGTCTTATTCGACTCCAATGGTTGATCGTGCTTTGCTTCTACAGTGATTCGCCCGCTATCCTTCTGAATGTGAGAAGCCAGAATTTCTGTAAACCCAGGAGGCATGTGCTGTACGATCAGAATCGGCATCGGGAAATCAACTGGTATCTGTGGCATTAATTCAGCTAGAGCCTTGGGACCACCAGTGCTGGTCCCAATCACAAGTACTTCTGGTTGCTTGTAAAACTTGATATTTCGCTTAAACAACGGAGTTGAAGCAGGAGAAGCAGCAGGGGCCTCCCTCCTCAAAGAAGCAGAAGGAGTGACCGCCTGAGTTGTGGAACTGCGTTTGCCAGCTACCGCCTTGATCATCATGACCAATTCGCGAGAGAGTACTCGAATACTTTCCGCTGCACTTGCCGTCTGCGGTTTTGCAACACATCCTACAGCGCCCAGTGAAAGCGCTTTGACCGTAGTTTTCGCCCCCTGACTGGTCAGACCACTGGCCATGATCACAGGAACATCCGGAAAGTCACACTGAATTCTCTGTAATGCTGTCAATCCATCCATGACAGGCATCTCAACATCGAGGATCACGACATCCACAGGATTCGTACGCATCCAACTCAAAGCCCGTTCCCCGTTCATCGCAGTACCAGCAACGATGATTTCGGGCTCTTGCTCAAGAGACTTGGAAATCAGGCCGCGAATGACAGCTGAATCATCTACGATTAAAACACGAATCGGTTGTGGGGACATAACTAGACTTACCTGTTCGTACAGCGGATATCAGCGAGAGCATGAGCCTGCTGCATTGAGGAGAATTAGATATAGATACGGGCTTCTCTGTAATAACAATAGGTCACAAACAATCTCACCCTTGGAAAGGGGCTTTTATTTTTTTATCTATTCAGCAATCCATGGCAGCCCAATCGGCCTATTCGCTATAATCAGTCCGCACTATATTCTGATGTATATTGCATTTATCGAGTTGCACCGCCTCTAACTGCCATCAATTTCAGGAACCTCTAATGCCAGTCCATCCCCAGGTTGCACGTTACCTAGATGAAATTGCTCAGATAGATTTACCTCCGTTTGAAGAGATGACTCCGGAGTTCGTCCGCTCAACATTAACTCCCTCACCTGAACCCCATTTACCAGCAGCTCAGATTGAAAACATTTTTATTCCCGTCGGTGACTCCCAGATCGAAGCTCGAATATATACTCCTGCAAATACCCCTGATGCCACTCACCCGGATAAGTGGCCCGCGCTGATTTATTTTCACGGCGGGGGCTGGGTCATGGGAACCCTCGATGCCTATGATGGACTATGTCAGGATCTGGCTGGAAACGCTGGTTGTAAAGTGATCTCTGTTGATTACCGGATGGCTCCGGAATACCCGTACCCCATTCCCTGTCAGGATGCATTCACTGCAACACATTGGATTACAGATCAGGCAGATGCTTTACATCTCGATCGTAGTCGAATTGCGATTGGAGGTGATAGTGCCGGCGGGAACCTCGCCACAGCAGTCGCCCTCAAAGCTCGGGAAGTAGAGAACATCAGTTTAAATTACCAGTTGCTGGTTTATCCCGTAACGAATTATTCTTTTGACACCGAGTCCTATCATAAATATGCGACAAATTATTTTCTGACCAGAAAAGCAATGCAGTGGTTTTGGGACCAATATCTGCCTGACGAATCATCGGGGCGAGAAATCTATGCTTCCCCATTGCGCTGTAAAGAGTTGGCGGGACTTCCCGAGGCCCTGGTGATTACTGCGGGATATGATCCTCTCTACACTGAAGTGGTACAGTACGTCGAACAAATGCAGGCTTCGGGAGTCGCTGTGACCCATATCAATTTTGAAGATATGATTCATGGATTTTTCCGGCGTTCTGATGTCTTCGACCGTGCGTATGAAGCCGTACAACTGGCTGGTCATCATCTAAAGCAGGTTTTTACTCGCAATTGACCAATGGCCAACTAGTTTTTACTCCTCTGCTGCGATCTGACGCAGTTTACCTGAAATCAGGAACTGCAAGACAACACAACTGATCAAACTCAGATAAAACGCTGGCATGATAATACCGTTTGCGCCGATTGAGAAATGAAAGAAAAAATACATTATCTGCAAAAACGGTGTCAGACAGGCCTGCAGTAGGATCAAGCTACCAATTGCAATCGCCAGCGCGCCCCAGCGCACTACCAGGGAATAGTAAGCCAGCAGATGTAAAAAGACGATATATTGGACCATGATCAGTGGGATGTAAACCTGCCAGCTGATGTCGACCATTTCCAGTAGACTGTCAGGTGCCAGTATTACTATCAGAAGGATCCCACTGGCAACTGGAATGAGTGCCAGACTTAGCCCCACAGTTTTTTCATAAATAATCCTCGAGAGAGAATGTGGAAGTAAAAGCATTAATGGCAGCATCTTTTGTCTGTGCTCATTTCGAAACATCTGTGAAACGTATAGAGTACTTTCGACTATAAACCCTGCACTAAGTAACAACAGCGATGTACTCATCATTCCTCGCCAACTGTATGACGAGATAAATGATACGGAAGAAAAACCATCCAGAAACATCCCTCCCGCTGTGATGAGCACAACCAGTAGAGGATAGATAACCAGTTTGAGAATAAATGCCTGCTTGCCTCCAGAATTAAACTGAAACTCTTTCCACACAAATGCCATCTGCCCGGGACGACTGTTACGAAGACGCGTTTTCAGACTTGGCTTTGGATTGCTAACCCGTCCTGCATCAGTACGAAGGGACCAGGGCTCAAAACAGGCCCAGGCAGCAAAAAAAGCGACAACACCTATCATAATATTACTTACAACCTGCATGCTGAGAACCGACTCTTTAAATCCCACCTGCAGTATTGTTTGAAAACGTTCAATAACGGAAATCTGCTGACTCAGATGATGAATCGATTCAATCCCCTGAGCGATAAACCCCTGAGAATCAATCAATCCACGAGATTGCAGATTTGCAAACGTTTCTGAAAGCAGTATTGGTAGCACGAACAGGAAAAAAAGCAGGATCATTACGAGGGCAATCGCAGTCCCCGAACGTCTGGCATATACAGAACAAAGTAGTGCCAGATTTGAAATCAGTATGACATATGCCACCATCGCCAAAAGTGTTGCAAATATCTGAAGGGGGGTAATTCCTCCCAGTGCGACGGCCAGAATCAGAAACGGCAACTGTGCCAGGATCAGTAAAATGATACGGACTGCTCTGACAGTCGATTTTCCCAGGAGTAATCCCAGAGAACTAATGCCAGCCAGCTTGAGCAACGGCAGTGTTTCTTCTTCTTTTTCTTCAGTAATCGCGGTAGAAAAAATCCCAATTCCAGCAAGAGTCACCAGCCAGAAATTGAGCCAGACAATTTTTGTAAAAAAATCAAGCCCCGGAGAACCAATGCGTGCACTGCTGAGCCACGAAGAAAAAAAAAGGATAAATACGAGACCAATGCTCGCAAATCGAAATAGATGTATTTTCTTGAGTTGTACATCTTTCTTGAGTGCAAAATTGGTGAAGATCAAAGATCCGCGAAACATACAGAGCCTCTTTCAGTCGAACTATTCGTTCAACGGAACATCGAGAGAATATAGAACGTGACCTTTTTTTTTCATAACTTGCGGAGATTTTAAAAAGAGGAATTCCGGCGTTTCGCCTAGAACCAGCAGCTTCTCGGTACCCTCGACAGCTCGTTGCACTTTGAGATTTTGATCTGCTGAAAATCCTGTCACACGACTTAACAGAACAGGAAACAACTGGTCAAGCGAATCATCTACTTCTCTCTCTTTCAGTTTTAACGTCCCGGTCAAACTGACTGTCGCCCAGGCACCAGATTGATATTGGGGAGAAGAATATAACACGGAGCTGATATCCAGCGATCTGCCACGAAATACCAGGCGATCCTGTTCCTGTTCGAGTTCATATAACTTCGAACCAGCGAGAAAA
This window harbors:
- a CDS encoding chemotaxis response regulator protein-glutamate methylesterase; this encodes MSPQPIRVLIVDDSAVIRGLISKSLEQEPEIIVAGTAMNGERALSWMRTNPVDVVILDVEMPVMDGLTALQRIQCDFPDVPVIMASGLTSQGAKTTVKALSLGAVGCVAKPQTASAAESIRVLSRELVMMIKAVAGKRSSTTQAVTPSASLRREAPAASPASTPLFKRNIKFYKQPEVLVIGTSTGGPKALAELMPQIPVDFPMPILIVQHMPPGFTEILASHIQKDSGRITVEAKHDQPLESNKTYVAPGGSHMLIGEKNGQKVTLINQAPPEHFCRPSVNPLFRTAAEHYGSATLAVMLTGMGEDGIEGSHEVARVGGTIIAQDEASSVVWGMPAAVVMAGLADKVLPLSEIAAEIKSHCLVRA
- a CDS encoding ABC transporter permease; its protein translation is MFRGSLIFTNFALKKDVQLKKIHLFRFASIGLVFILFFSSWLSSARIGSPGLDFFTKIVWLNFWLVTLAGIGIFSTAITEEKEEETLPLLKLAGISSLGLLLGKSTVRAVRIILLILAQLPFLILAVALGGITPLQIFATLLAMVAYVILISNLALLCSVYARRSGTAIALVMILLFFLFVLPILLSETFANLQSRGLIDSQGFIAQGIESIHHLSQQISVIERFQTILQVGFKESVLSMQVVSNIMIGVVAFFAAWACFEPWSLRTDAGRVSNPKPSLKTRLRNSRPGQMAFVWKEFQFNSGGKQAFILKLVIYPLLVVLITAGGMFLDGFSSVSFISSYSWRGMMSTSLLLLSAGFIVESTLYVSQMFRNEHRQKMLPLMLLLPHSLSRIIYEKTVGLSLALIPVASGILLIVILAPDSLLEMVDISWQVYIPLIMVQYIVFLHLLAYYSLVVRWGALAIAIGSLILLQACLTPFLQIMYFFFHFSIGANGIIMPAFYLSLISCVVLQFLISGKLRQIAAEE
- a CDS encoding alpha/beta hydrolase; the encoded protein is MHLSSCTASNCHQFQEPLMPVHPQVARYLDEIAQIDLPPFEEMTPEFVRSTLTPSPEPHLPAAQIENIFIPVGDSQIEARIYTPANTPDATHPDKWPALIYFHGGGWVMGTLDAYDGLCQDLAGNAGCKVISVDYRMAPEYPYPIPCQDAFTATHWITDQADALHLDRSRIAIGGDSAGGNLATAVALKAREVENISLNYQLLVYPVTNYSFDTESYHKYATNYFLTRKAMQWFWDQYLPDESSGREIYASPLRCKELAGLPEALVITAGYDPLYTEVVQYVEQMQASGVAVTHINFEDMIHGFFRRSDVFDRAYEAVQLAGHHLKQVFTRN